A single genomic interval of Solimonas sp. K1W22B-7 harbors:
- a CDS encoding rhomboid family intramembrane serine protease, producing MRTPVTLFLLIANIAIFLLQLQASDGLIPRYALWPLGEGFQPWQLVTSAFLHGGMLHLAVNMFGVWTFGRELEQALGPLRFLRLYAVSVLAAAATQLVAVHFGKPVPTVGASGGLFGLLAAYAILFPDRKLLLLFPPIPLPAPLFVVLYAAFELYAGVTGTLSGVAHFAHLGGLAGGLLVLGKRRGRASRR from the coding sequence TGCTGATCGCCAACATCGCGATCTTCCTGCTCCAGCTTCAGGCGTCGGATGGCCTGATCCCACGCTATGCCCTGTGGCCGCTGGGAGAGGGCTTCCAGCCCTGGCAGCTGGTGACCAGCGCCTTCCTGCATGGCGGAATGCTGCACCTGGCGGTGAACATGTTCGGCGTGTGGACCTTTGGCCGCGAGCTGGAGCAGGCCCTGGGTCCGTTGCGCTTCCTGCGTCTCTATGCGGTCAGCGTGCTGGCCGCGGCGGCGACGCAACTGGTCGCCGTGCATTTCGGCAAGCCGGTGCCCACCGTCGGCGCCTCAGGCGGCCTGTTCGGCCTGCTGGCGGCCTACGCCATCCTGTTTCCCGATCGCAAGCTGCTGCTGCTGTTTCCGCCGATCCCGCTGCCGGCACCGCTGTTCGTGGTGTTGTATGCCGCGTTCGAGCTGTATGCCGGTGTGACCGGCACGCTGTCAGGCGTGGCGCACTTCGCGCATCTGGGCGGCCTGGCCGGTGGCCTGCTGGTGCTGGGCAAGCGGCGCGGGCGCGCTAGCCGACGATGA